A genomic segment from Salvia splendens isolate huo1 chromosome 13, SspV2, whole genome shotgun sequence encodes:
- the LOC121760250 gene encoding mannose-1-phosphate guanylyltransferase 1-like, which yields MKALILVGGFGTRLRPLTLSVPKPLVDFGNKPMILHQIEALKAIGVTEVVLAINYQPEVMMNFLKDFEAKLGIKITCSQETEPLGTAGPLALARDKLIDDSGEPFFVLNSDVISEYPLKDMIEFHKSHGGEASIMVTKVDEPSKYGVVIMEESTGKVERFVEKPKIFVGNKINAGIYLLNPSVLDRIELRPTSIEKEVFPKIAAEKKLYAMVLSGFWMDIGQPKDYITGLRLYLDSLRKQSSPLLASGTNIIGNVLVDETAKIGEGCLIGPDVAIGPGCVVESGVRLSRCTVMRGVRIKKHACVSGSIIGWHSTVGQWARAENMTILGEDVHVGDEVYSNGGVVLPHKEIKSSILKPEIVM from the exons ATGAAGGCACTTATTCTTGTTGGAGGGTTTGGAACCAGATTGAGGCCGTTGACACTCAGCGTGCCAAAGCCACTTGTTGATTTTGGAAACAAGCCCATGATTTTGCATCAG ATAGAAGCCCTCAAGGCTATTGGGGTTACTGAAGTGGTCTTGGCAATCAATTATCAGCCAGAG GTAATGATGAACTTCTTGAAGGATTTCGAGGCAAAGCTCGGGATAAAGATTACATGCTCACAAGAGACCGAGCCTCTCGGTACTGCAGGTCCCCTTGCTTTAGCTAGGGACAAACTTATTGATGATTCTGGCGAGCCATTTTTCGTACTTAACAGTGATGTCATCAGTGAATACCCGCTAAAAGACATGATCGAATTCCACAAATCCCACGGAGGAGAGGCTTCTATCATGGTGACCAAG GTGGACGAGCCTTCAAAATATGGCGTTGTCATTATGGAAGAGTCGACTGGGAAGGTCGAGAGGTTTGTCGAGAAGCCAAAGATATTCGTGGGTAACAAGATCAATGCTGGCATCTATCTGCTCAACCCCTCAGTTCTGGACCGTATTGAGCTACGGCCCACCTCCATCGAAAAAGAGGTATTCCCAAAAATTGCAGCCGAGAAAAAGCTGTACGCGATGGTGCTGTCGGGATTCTGGATGGACATCGGGCAGCCAAAGGACTACATCACCGGCCTGAGACTTTACTTAGACTCCTTGAGGAAGCAGTCGTCTCCGCTGCTGGCCTCTGGCACTAATATAATCGGCAACGTCTTGGTGGACGAAACTGCCAAAATCGGCGAGGGATGCTTGATCGGCCCCGACGTTGCAATTGGCCCCGGCTGCGTTGTCGAGTCGGGCGTGAGGCTGTCTCGCTGCACAGTCATGCGGGGAGTCCGGATCAAGAAACACGCTTGCGTTTCGGGCAGTATCATCGGCTGGCACTCCACTGTCGGTCAGTGGGCTCGGGCGGAGAACATGACCATCCTAGGCGAAGATGTCCACGTCGGGGATGAGGTCTACAGTAAC